The DNA region GCCGCCGGGTCCGCGGTGCGTACGGCGGCGTAGGCCCGCTCGCCCGGGGACAGTACGTAGGGACCGCTCTCGGCGGGCGGTACGGTCTCGGCGGAGCCGTCGAGGCCCCTGAAGGTGATCGTGGGGATCCGGTCCATCATGCAGGCCCTGGCGCCGTTGTTGATGACGTCGATATGGGCGACGTTCCGCTGTCCGCCGGGTGCGGCGTGCACTTCGAGGGCCTTCTCCTGGCAGGTTCCGAGGCGGCTCGCGGTGCCGGCGGACGCGGCGTCGGCC from Streptomyces sp. NBC_01591 includes:
- a CDS encoding DUF4232 domain-containing protein: MRLRSALTAALSAAAALTLTGTAASAPADAASAGTASRLGTCQEKALEVHAAPGGQRNVAHIDVINNGARACMMDRIPTITFRGLDGSAETVPPAESGPYVLSPGERAYAAVRTADPAAAEGHVVGSLSVAADPSHLGVTFGAATVGMPEGVHVWVPVTTLWQESRAAADRALADTLG